A genomic window from Solanum dulcamara chromosome 11, daSolDulc1.2, whole genome shotgun sequence includes:
- the LOC129872669 gene encoding uncharacterized protein LOC129872669 translates to MQRRSKYKKDKSGIIIGEVSPVQKSKEVANTNAFAVLEDTADNHDNTNKEQMAQEETRTWIEKSFYTNKSPTKDIDNNTNVTEQPQEDSSKSGEEIYSSHTRTRMEDSLPEEIHSQSPNRKIHTESTASKLQQQEDKQKSQSRNQYSANSSKTTATSRGEQIILDAQDNMVKFQTPDLNQIEQGRKYNSHNKEVTSQENYSWWEVERQIEEQQEENNKANRENEETTTKKRTEQERENQELSKGQHEHGISTISKMIMERGSRDLDEHTLEHNFEATVRAGDISPKYLQKGGGKEKRKISRETSIPPGGGVHTRRQINKLNKP, encoded by the coding sequence ATGCAAAGGAGGAGCAAATACAAAAAGGATAAATCAGGGATTATAATTGGGGAAGTGAGTCCAGTACAAAAGAGCAAGGAGGTAGCAAATACCAATGCATTTGCAGTACTGGAAGACACTGCAGATAACCATGATAATACAAATAAAGAACAAATGGCACAAGAAGAGACTAGAACATGGATAGAAAAGAGTTTCTATACTAATAAAAGCCCAACAAAGGACATAGACAATAACACAAATGTCACAGAACAACCACAAGAAGACAGCAGCAAATCTGGAGAAGAGATCTATAGCAGTCACACAAGAACAAGAATGGAGGATAGCTTACCTGAGGAAATACACAGTCAGTCACCAAACAGGAAAATCCATACAGAATCTACAGCTTCAAAGCTTCAGCAACAGGAGGATAAACAAAAGAGTCAAAGTAGAAACCAATATAGTGCAAACAGCAGCAAGACAACAGCCACAAGCAGAGGGGAACAAATAATATTAGATGCACAAGATAACATGGTGAAATTTCAGACTCCAGATCTAAACCAAATAGAGCAAGGAAGGAAATACAATAGTCATAACAAAGAAGTGACTTCACAAGAAAATTACAGCTGGTGGGAAGTGGAGAGACAGATAGAAGAGCAgcaagaagaaaataataaagcaaACAGGGAAAATgaagaaacaacaacaaaaaaaagaacagAACAGGAGAGGGAAAATCAAGAGCTCAGTAAGGGGCAACATGAGCATGGcatatcaacaatatcaaaaatgaTTATGGAAAGAGGTAGCAGAGACCTAGATGAACATACCTTAGAGCACAATTTTGAAGCAACTGTTAGAGCAGGAGATATCTCACCAAAGTATCTCCAAAaaggaggaggaaaagaaaaaagaaagatatcAAGAGAGACAAGTATCCCACCTGGGGGTGGAGTCCATACTAGAAGGCAGATTAATAAACTTAATAAACCATGA